In the Leptospira johnsonii genome, one interval contains:
- the lpdA gene encoding dihydrolipoyl dehydrogenase, whose amino-acid sequence MAENYDLTVIGGGPGGYVAAIRAAQLGLNVCLIEKEKLGGVCLNWGCIPTKALLESAHLLESIRKSETFGLKVEKVSPDFPNIIKRSRGVADTMSNGVEFLMKKNKISVKKGSAVFKDKNTIWLPDTSKEEIQSEYFIIATGARPKEFPGLPFDGEKVLSSKHAMIQNSPPKTLAIIGAGAIGIEFADFYSSMGTQVTVVEMQDKILPLEDPEISNLLNRSFVKRGIQILTSVGVSEPKLESDGVSILLKGEGIAPEGERRKFDKVLVAIGVTPNTEDIHLEEIGVFLQKGFIKVDTKFRTKVPNIYAIGDCIGAPLLAHVASAEGIKAAEAISIQNKNPHGLVYEPLDYLKIPACTYCHPEVASVGLKEEEAKKSGIDVVVGKFPFRANGRAQALGEVEGMVKLVADRKTGEVLGAHMIGPNVTEILGEINLGMGSELTLKEIAGRIHAHPTLSESVMEAAGQALGEAINI is encoded by the coding sequence ATGGCGGAAAACTACGACCTGACTGTGATCGGCGGAGGCCCTGGAGGATATGTGGCCGCTATTCGAGCAGCCCAACTCGGATTGAACGTTTGTCTAATAGAAAAAGAAAAACTAGGCGGGGTATGTTTGAACTGGGGTTGTATTCCCACAAAAGCGCTTTTAGAATCCGCACACCTATTAGAATCCATCCGCAAATCCGAAACCTTCGGTCTGAAAGTAGAAAAAGTATCTCCTGATTTTCCGAATATAATCAAACGTTCCAGGGGTGTCGCAGACACAATGTCTAACGGAGTCGAATTCTTGATGAAAAAGAATAAGATTTCCGTAAAGAAAGGAAGCGCAGTATTCAAAGACAAAAATACGATCTGGCTTCCGGACACTTCTAAAGAAGAGATCCAATCCGAATATTTTATCATCGCGACAGGTGCAAGACCGAAAGAATTTCCCGGACTTCCATTCGATGGGGAGAAGGTCCTATCCAGCAAACACGCAATGATCCAAAACTCTCCACCTAAAACTTTGGCAATCATAGGTGCAGGAGCCATAGGGATAGAATTTGCGGACTTCTATTCCAGCATGGGAACTCAGGTAACAGTAGTAGAGATGCAGGACAAAATCCTTCCATTAGAAGATCCTGAAATATCCAACCTACTCAATCGTTCCTTCGTAAAAAGAGGGATCCAAATTCTGACAAGCGTAGGTGTTTCCGAACCAAAACTGGAATCGGATGGGGTTTCTATTCTTCTAAAAGGGGAAGGGATCGCTCCGGAAGGTGAAAGAAGAAAATTCGATAAGGTATTAGTGGCCATAGGCGTCACACCGAACACGGAAGACATCCATCTGGAAGAGATCGGAGTATTTCTCCAAAAAGGATTTATCAAGGTAGATACTAAATTTAGAACTAAGGTCCCGAATATTTATGCGATCGGAGATTGTATCGGAGCACCGTTACTCGCTCATGTGGCTTCTGCGGAAGGAATCAAGGCAGCAGAAGCGATCTCCATCCAAAACAAAAATCCTCATGGACTGGTTTACGAACCATTGGATTATCTTAAAATTCCTGCCTGCACATATTGCCACCCTGAAGTCGCCTCGGTAGGTTTAAAAGAAGAAGAAGCCAAAAAATCAGGCATAGACGTGGTCGTAGGAAAATTCCCATTTAGAGCAAACGGTAGAGCCCAGGCTTTAGGCGAAGTAGAAGGAATGGTTAAACTAGTAGCCGACCGCAAAACGGGAGAAGTATTAGGAGCTCACATGATCGGACCGAACGTAACAGAAATTTTAGGAGAGATCAATTTAGGAATGGGATCCGAACTAACTCTTAAAGAAATTGCAGGAAGGATTCACGCCCATCCTACACTTTCAGAATCCGTAATGGAAGCAGCAGGACAGGCTCTAGGCGAGGCGATTAATATCTAA
- a CDS encoding HAD family hydrolase, translating into MFSNSDWSSEIFSYLEENLTGRKFQTAIFDFDNTLVRGDFGEEVMCELLKAGVPWIHSLSPFFPEPVVSEKMETLRKTDTQSFMDEVWKYYESKIEKEGLEAGYRWSTWIFSGRTTKELQTTASIVWERHQKDTSPQAVQAFYPMSELVKELEKTGTKIWIVTASPEPVIQMVSELWGIPKQNVLGMRLLEKNGTLSHELIEPFTYGIGKVELVNLANGNQGYDIAFGDSENDFPMLSHVRSKGIFLDRGKKKIPPNGTLIQSVADWKTIPKP; encoded by the coding sequence TTGTTCTCTAATTCCGACTGGTCTTCCGAAATCTTTTCCTATTTAGAAGAGAATCTGACTGGTCGGAAATTCCAAACAGCTATATTCGATTTTGATAATACTCTTGTCCGAGGCGATTTCGGAGAAGAAGTCATGTGTGAACTTCTGAAAGCGGGAGTTCCTTGGATCCATTCACTTTCTCCTTTTTTCCCGGAGCCTGTAGTGTCCGAAAAAATGGAAACCTTACGTAAGACGGACACTCAATCCTTTATGGACGAGGTCTGGAAATATTATGAATCCAAGATAGAGAAAGAAGGCCTAGAAGCAGGGTATAGATGGTCCACATGGATCTTTTCCGGCAGAACCACCAAAGAATTGCAGACTACTGCAAGTATTGTTTGGGAAAGGCACCAAAAGGATACAAGTCCCCAAGCAGTCCAAGCATTTTATCCCATGTCGGAACTTGTAAAAGAACTGGAGAAGACGGGGACCAAAATTTGGATCGTTACTGCTTCTCCTGAACCTGTGATCCAAATGGTCTCAGAACTCTGGGGAATTCCAAAACAGAATGTACTCGGCATGAGGCTGCTCGAAAAGAATGGGACCTTAAGCCACGAGCTGATAGAACCTTTCACTTACGGGATCGGAAAAGTAGAATTAGTCAATCTTGCCAATGGAAATCAAGGTTATGATATTGCTTTCGGGGATTCGGAAAATGATTTCCCAATGCTTTCTCATGTAAGATCCAAAGGAATATTTTTGGATAGGGGCAAGAAGAAGATCCCACCTAACGGAACCCTCATCCAAAGCGTTGCGGATTGGAAGACGATCCCGAAACCTTAA
- a CDS encoding helix-turn-helix domain-containing protein produces MKQADAEELDGRELISSEHITEVVKENLKLIRHTKGLSLDKLASRCGVSRAMLSQIEQGKSVPTIAVLWKIATGLNVPFSELLKEKGTEGVFLLKAENTKVLYSSSKVYSSRALFPFIGGRRVEFYELVLKPGGIEVAEAHKAGTTENLVVVQGKLRLRVGDKVVELDAKDSVYFRADVPHEYINPTDTETLMYLVMEYTDEAS; encoded by the coding sequence ATGAAACAGGCCGACGCCGAAGAACTGGATGGGAGAGAACTCATCTCCAGCGAACATATAACAGAAGTCGTTAAAGAAAACCTAAAATTAATTCGCCATACTAAAGGACTTTCATTAGACAAATTGGCATCCCGATGCGGGGTAAGCCGGGCCATGCTTTCTCAAATAGAGCAAGGTAAAAGTGTTCCTACAATCGCGGTACTATGGAAGATCGCAACCGGTCTTAACGTTCCTTTCAGTGAACTTCTAAAAGAGAAGGGAACAGAGGGAGTTTTTCTTTTAAAAGCCGAGAATACAAAAGTCTTATATTCCAGCTCCAAGGTATATTCTAGTCGTGCCTTGTTTCCGTTTATCGGAGGCAGAAGGGTAGAATTTTACGAATTGGTCCTGAAACCGGGCGGTATCGAAGTTGCAGAGGCACATAAAGCCGGAACGACTGAGAACCTAGTCGTGGTCCAAGGAAAATTGCGCCTCCGTGTGGGGGACAAGGTGGTAGAACTGGATGCAAAGGATTCCGTATATTTTAGAGCGGACGTTCCCCACGAATACATCAATCCAACGGATACTGAAACTCTCATGTATCTGGTCATGGAATATACGGACGAAGCTAGCTAA
- a CDS encoding M23 family metallopeptidase, producing MKRKTILSIVGASALVFLSWKSFANTYLEEVKVDNQFIQTYQSREGIWIVPGKVKESLEDLYHKFGTSEREVRLLNGIHDSGKIQNSEPVFFPYNSNYTRNLLLEDKGREIFTSDARELIWPLSFKYSRVTSRLGRRWNALHAGVDIACPNGSVVIAAADGVVTDSKRDGGYGLRVVLTHPQINGIQTLYAHNSLLFVKQGDKVKKGQVLALSGNTGHTTGPHVHFEVRYQNVVLNPEHYLPPFLADKESQVAIAKETIQQ from the coding sequence ATGAAAAGAAAAACTATTCTTTCTATAGTAGGAGCATCTGCCCTAGTCTTCCTTTCCTGGAAATCTTTCGCAAATACATATTTGGAAGAAGTAAAGGTAGATAACCAATTCATCCAAACCTATCAATCTAGAGAAGGGATCTGGATCGTTCCGGGAAAAGTAAAAGAATCCTTAGAGGATCTATACCACAAATTCGGAACTTCTGAAAGAGAAGTTCGCCTTCTAAACGGGATCCACGACAGCGGAAAGATCCAAAATTCTGAGCCGGTATTCTTCCCTTATAACTCAAATTATACGCGCAATCTTCTATTAGAGGACAAAGGAAGAGAGATTTTCACCTCAGATGCAAGAGAATTGATCTGGCCTTTAAGCTTCAAATATTCCAGAGTTACTTCCAGATTGGGAAGACGTTGGAACGCTTTGCATGCAGGTGTAGACATCGCTTGTCCGAACGGATCCGTAGTGATCGCTGCGGCCGATGGAGTTGTTACCGATTCCAAAAGAGACGGCGGATACGGACTTAGAGTAGTTCTTACTCATCCTCAGATCAACGGAATCCAAACATTATACGCTCATAATTCTCTTCTTTTCGTAAAGCAGGGAGACAAGGTTAAAAAAGGACAGGTGCTTGCACTTTCCGGGAACACAGGACATACGACCGGACCTCATGTTCACTTCGAAGTCCGTTACCAAAACGTGGTATTAAACCCAGAACATTATCTTCCTCCTTTCTTAGCGGATAAAGAGTCCCAAGTTGCGATCGCAAAAGAAACCATCCAACAATAA
- a CDS encoding RluA family pseudouridine synthase yields MRETKPKFQAPELPIRKWYEKGFLLAVEKPAGIPVHATFDPNRPNLEDLVRQQEKEPELRLLHRLDKDTSGILLFCKEPSKNKEADSILADSEKTYLAVSAGIPSEKEFRVECFLKDGKGKVSSVRSGGKKAITDFTVLSYSKEKNLSLIAAKLVTGRRHQIRFHLSSIGTPILGDETYGGSLSKSLVPKPKRFLLHSYLLKFKNEFEEEVKIVSDPPSDFQSYLRFFSGIRFPE; encoded by the coding sequence ATGAGGGAAACTAAGCCTAAATTCCAGGCTCCTGAGCTTCCTATTCGAAAATGGTATGAGAAGGGGTTCCTACTAGCTGTCGAAAAACCGGCCGGGATCCCGGTCCATGCTACTTTCGACCCGAACCGTCCCAACCTGGAAGATCTTGTCCGGCAACAGGAGAAGGAACCTGAATTGAGACTGCTCCATAGACTGGACAAGGACACAAGCGGCATCCTCCTATTTTGTAAAGAGCCGTCCAAGAACAAAGAAGCAGATTCAATCTTAGCAGATTCAGAAAAAACCTATCTGGCAGTTTCCGCTGGAATTCCATCAGAGAAAGAATTCAGAGTAGAATGTTTTTTAAAAGATGGAAAAGGAAAGGTAAGCTCTGTTCGTTCCGGTGGGAAAAAAGCGATCACAGATTTTACAGTCCTTTCCTATTCAAAGGAGAAAAATCTCTCTTTGATTGCCGCAAAATTAGTTACGGGAAGAAGGCACCAGATCCGATTTCATCTTTCTTCTATTGGAACTCCTATCTTGGGAGACGAAACCTACGGCGGATCTCTTTCTAAAAGTTTAGTTCCGAAACCAAAACGATTTTTATTACATTCTTATCTTCTAAAATTCAAAAACGAATTCGAAGAAGAAGTTAAAATTGTCTCCGACCCTCCTTCCGATTTTCAATCCTATTTACGCTTTTTTTCTGGTATACGATTCCCAGAGTAA
- the perRB gene encoding peroxide-responsive transcriptional repressor PerRB, with product MTVLGKQKEYCLTPDEIESRLKSVSIQPTMQRISICQYVLCEADHPTAEEVKEWVDKRSLKMSLATVYNTLNVLVSAGLLREFKFSCLGKSVFDSNIDDHFHFFDEKTGKFHDLDAELLTIDSKLPKEFKVNKMDILFTGSLEESNASA from the coding sequence ATGACTGTTTTAGGTAAACAAAAAGAATACTGCCTGACTCCGGACGAAATAGAGAGTAGGTTAAAATCGGTTTCGATACAGCCGACCATGCAAAGGATTTCCATTTGCCAATACGTACTTTGTGAAGCGGATCATCCAACCGCAGAAGAAGTAAAAGAATGGGTGGATAAACGTTCTTTGAAGATGAGTTTGGCAACCGTTTACAATACTTTAAACGTTTTAGTATCCGCCGGTTTATTAAGAGAATTTAAATTTTCCTGTTTAGGTAAGTCCGTTTTCGACAGCAATATCGACGACCATTTCCATTTCTTCGATGAGAAGACTGGTAAATTCCATGATCTGGACGCGGAACTTTTGACCATCGATTCCAAACTGCCTAAAGAGTTTAAAGTGAATAAGATGGATATCCTATTCACAGGATCTTTGGAAGAATCAAACGCTTCCGCTTAA